The proteins below are encoded in one region of Pseudomonas putida S13.1.2:
- a CDS encoding vWA domain-containing protein, whose product MIELWPQWLRPLWLLAVPLLGWLLYKLWHRRKRAGRWQMILPPAFHGVLLGGGSGSTSKLPWIALGLAWALVILALLGPSWQRVEESRQRPADPLVILLELTPQMLAEDSPPNRLEQARRKVLDLLEHRRDSQTALVVYAGSAHTLVPLSDDLATTRNLLEAIDPSIMPKPGQRADLAVQKGLALLAQSGLGQGRLLLIGSSLSAPERQGISQALGRQGPSLLMLGIGSREGAPVRQASGEYLKDDQGGILLPRLDSASLKGFISSTGGRYRHARIDDLDLRGLGLFDNPRTARNDGQTLQLDSWADQGYWLLIPLLLLAACAGRRGWLFCLPLLLALPQPSQAFEFNDLWLRPDQQGQRLLEQNRPASAARHFQNPQWRGMALYQAGDYAGAAEAFAQGDTAAAHYNRGNALARSGELEAALDAYEQALERQPDLQPALDNQALVQQLLQQREAKAEEQPAKSEAQGTPGSETDGNSSSASSPAQGTPGSDEQANAEQPGESSNNSQAAPGNQAGADDNVIQPPQRPVSTNLDTEQRQALEQWLREIPDNPAELLRRKFWYEQQLHQETPR is encoded by the coding sequence ATGATCGAACTGTGGCCCCAATGGCTTCGCCCGCTGTGGCTGCTGGCCGTGCCCCTGCTCGGCTGGCTGCTGTACAAGCTGTGGCACCGGCGCAAGCGCGCCGGGCGCTGGCAGATGATTTTGCCGCCCGCCTTCCATGGTGTGCTGTTGGGCGGTGGCAGCGGCAGCACCAGCAAGCTGCCGTGGATAGCACTGGGCCTGGCCTGGGCGCTGGTGATCCTGGCCCTGCTTGGGCCCAGCTGGCAGCGCGTGGAAGAAAGCCGCCAACGCCCGGCCGACCCGCTGGTAATCCTGTTGGAGCTGACCCCGCAGATGCTCGCCGAAGACAGCCCGCCCAATCGCCTGGAACAGGCCCGGCGCAAGGTTCTCGACCTGCTCGAACACCGCCGCGACAGCCAGACCGCGCTGGTGGTATATGCCGGTTCGGCGCATACCCTGGTGCCGCTGTCCGATGACCTGGCCACCACCCGCAACCTGCTGGAGGCCATCGACCCGTCGATCATGCCAAAACCTGGCCAACGGGCCGACCTGGCTGTGCAAAAGGGCCTGGCCTTGCTGGCCCAGAGTGGCCTGGGCCAAGGCCGTTTGCTGCTGATCGGCTCGTCGCTGAGCGCCCCGGAACGCCAAGGCATCAGCCAGGCCCTCGGCCGTCAGGGCCCGAGCCTGCTGATGCTGGGCATCGGCAGCCGCGAAGGCGCCCCGGTGCGCCAGGCCAGCGGCGAATACCTCAAGGACGACCAGGGCGGTATCCTGCTGCCACGGCTGGACAGCGCCAGCCTCAAGGGCTTTATCAGCAGCACGGGCGGACGCTACCGGCATGCCCGCATCGACGACCTCGACCTGCGCGGCCTGGGCCTGTTCGACAACCCGCGCACCGCGCGCAATGACGGCCAAACCCTGCAGCTGGACAGCTGGGCCGACCAAGGTTACTGGCTGCTCATCCCGTTGCTGTTGCTGGCCGCTTGCGCCGGCCGTCGTGGCTGGCTGTTCTGCCTACCGCTGCTGCTGGCCCTGCCACAGCCCAGCCAGGCCTTCGAGTTCAACGACCTGTGGCTGCGCCCCGACCAGCAAGGCCAGCGCCTGCTGGAGCAAAACCGCCCGGCCAGCGCCGCACGCCACTTCCAGAACCCGCAGTGGCGCGGCATGGCCCTGTACCAGGCCGGCGACTATGCGGGTGCCGCCGAGGCGTTTGCCCAAGGCGATACGGCCGCCGCCCACTACAATCGAGGCAATGCCCTGGCCCGCAGCGGCGAACTGGAGGCCGCCCTGGACGCCTACGAGCAAGCCCTGGAGCGCCAGCCAGACCTGCAACCCGCGCTGGACAACCAGGCGCTGGTGCAACAACTGCTGCAACAGCGCGAGGCCAAGGCCGAGGAGCAGCCGGCCAAGAGCGAAGCCCAAGGTACACCCGGCAGCGAAACCGACGGCAACAGCAGCTCGGCCAGCAGCCCGGCCCAGGGCACGCCCGGCAGCGACGAACAAGCCAACGCCGAACAGCCCGGTGAAAGCAGCAATAACAGCCAGGCCGCGCCCGGCAACCAGGCGGGTGCTGACGACAATGTCATCCAGCCGCCACAGCGCCCGGTATCGACCAACCTCGACACCGAACAGCGCCAGGCCCTGGAACAATGGCTGCGGGAGATCCCCGATAACCCGGCGGAGCTGCTGCGGCGCAAATTCTGGTATGAACAGCAATTGCATCAGGAAACCCCACGATGA
- a CDS encoding benzoate/H(+) symporter BenE family transporter → MDAPAQSSSTPFRLTDIFHPVIAGLVSVIVNYGGTFILVFQAAKVAGLSPELTSSWVWAVSIGVGLSGLLLSWYSREPVITAWSTPAAAFLVTALATVPYSEAIGAYLLSAAGFVVLGLTGCFERLVRVIPGGVAAGLLAGILLQFGIGAFAGLSVDPALAGLLIVAYVAFKRFTARYAVVGILILGLGYLLLQGQAGLATLRLEFASPVFTAPTFTLNAALSVALPLFLITLTGQYMPGMLVLRNDGFKTSANPIVAVTGLGSLLMAPFGSHAFNIAAITAAICTGKEAHEDPGKRWVAGIAAGVCYILVGVFGVTLASVFMALPGTFITTLAGLALLGTIGGSLASAMADARSREAALITFLAAAANISLFGIGGAFWGLVIGLLAYAVLNGRLPRVKRSRR, encoded by the coding sequence ATGGACGCGCCTGCACAAAGCTCTTCAACCCCGTTTCGGCTTACAGACATCTTTCACCCCGTAATAGCCGGGCTGGTTTCGGTCATCGTCAACTACGGCGGCACCTTCATCCTGGTGTTTCAGGCGGCCAAGGTGGCTGGCCTGAGTCCGGAGCTGACGTCATCGTGGGTCTGGGCCGTGTCGATCGGCGTCGGCCTCAGCGGCCTGTTGCTGTCCTGGTACAGCCGCGAGCCGGTCATCACCGCCTGGTCCACGCCGGCAGCCGCATTTTTGGTCACGGCCCTGGCCACCGTGCCTTACAGCGAAGCCATCGGTGCCTACTTGTTGTCGGCCGCCGGCTTCGTGGTGCTAGGGCTGACCGGGTGCTTCGAGCGCCTGGTGCGGGTCATCCCCGGAGGCGTGGCGGCCGGATTGCTGGCGGGTATCCTGCTGCAGTTCGGCATCGGCGCCTTTGCCGGCCTGTCTGTCGACCCGGCCCTGGCAGGGCTGCTGATTGTGGCCTACGTGGCCTTCAAACGCTTCACCGCCCGCTACGCCGTGGTGGGCATTCTGATACTGGGGCTGGGCTACCTGCTGCTGCAGGGGCAAGCAGGCCTGGCGACGCTGCGCCTGGAGTTCGCCTCACCGGTGTTCACCGCGCCCACCTTCACCCTCAACGCCGCCCTCAGCGTGGCCCTGCCACTGTTCCTGATCACCCTCACCGGCCAGTACATGCCCGGCATGCTGGTGCTGCGCAACGACGGCTTCAAGACCAGCGCCAACCCGATTGTCGCGGTCACCGGCCTGGGTTCGTTGCTGATGGCGCCATTCGGTTCACACGCCTTCAACATCGCCGCCATCACCGCGGCCATCTGCACCGGCAAGGAAGCCCATGAAGACCCAGGCAAGCGCTGGGTGGCGGGGATTGCTGCCGGTGTCTGCTACATCCTCGTGGGGGTGTTCGGGGTCACCCTGGCGAGTGTGTTCATGGCCCTGCCGGGTACCTTCATCACCACCCTGGCCGGCCTTGCCCTGCTGGGCACCATCGGTGGCAGCCTGGCCAGTGCAATGGCCGATGCCCGCTCGCGCGAAGCAGCACTGATCACCTTCCTGGCGGCGGCGGCCAACATCAGCCTGTTCGGCATTGGTGGGGCGTTCTGGGGGCTGGTCATTGGCCTGCTGGCCTATGCCGTGCTGAACGGCCGCCTGCCTCGCGTCAAACGCTCCCGCCGGTAA
- a CDS encoding DUF58 domain-containing protein: MPTAQLAEPGIRIGLAELIDMRHRVREIQLFSKPGQRSPLVGLHHSKLRGRGVDFDQVRVYQAGDDVRNIDWRVTARTQEPHTKLFHEERERPIFILVEQSQRLFFGSGLLFKSVLAAQAAALFGWAALGHNDRIGGLVFGDNDPHEIKPRRSKQSLLQLLNRLAKVNQSLHTEAVPQADSLGLALRRAREVLRPGSLAIVICDERSLSPQCEQHLAMLSRHCDLLLLPVSDPLDHALPAAGLLRFAQRSAQLELDTLDANLRQAYRKQAEARIERWELMAQKLRVVLMPLSTQSDMIEQLREYLNAQRPRSAS, from the coding sequence ATGCCCACCGCGCAGCTGGCCGAACCCGGCATCCGCATCGGCCTTGCCGAGCTGATCGACATGCGCCACCGCGTGCGCGAAATCCAGCTGTTTTCCAAGCCCGGCCAGCGCAGCCCGCTGGTGGGCCTGCACCATTCCAAGCTGCGCGGGCGCGGGGTGGACTTCGATCAGGTGCGCGTGTACCAGGCCGGCGACGATGTGCGCAACATCGACTGGCGGGTCACCGCACGCACCCAGGAACCGCACACCAAGCTGTTCCACGAAGAGCGCGAGCGGCCGATCTTCATCCTTGTCGAGCAAAGCCAGCGGCTGTTCTTCGGTTCGGGCCTGCTGTTCAAGTCGGTGTTGGCGGCCCAGGCCGCGGCCCTGTTCGGCTGGGCCGCCCTGGGGCACAACGACCGCATCGGCGGGCTGGTGTTCGGCGACAACGACCCCCACGAAATCAAGCCTCGGCGCAGCAAGCAGAGCCTGCTGCAACTGCTCAACCGCCTGGCCAAGGTCAACCAGTCGCTGCACACCGAAGCCGTGCCCCAGGCCGACAGCCTCGGCCTGGCCCTGCGCCGGGCGCGAGAAGTACTACGCCCGGGCAGCCTGGCCATTGTCATCTGTGACGAGCGTTCGTTGAGCCCACAGTGCGAACAGCACCTGGCCATGCTCTCGCGCCACTGCGACCTGCTGCTGTTGCCAGTATCCGACCCGCTCGACCACGCCCTGCCCGCCGCCGGCCTGTTACGCTTTGCCCAGCGCAGCGCCCAGCTGGAGCTCGACACCCTGGACGCCAACCTGCGCCAGGCCTATCGCAAGCAGGCCGAAGCACGCATCGAGCGCTGGGAGCTGATGGCCCAGAAGCTGCGCGTCGTGCTGATGCCGCTTAGCACCCAAAGCGACATGATCGAGCAGTTGCGCGAATACCTGAACGCCCAGCGGCCAAGGAGCGCGTCATGA
- a CDS encoding vWA domain-containing protein yields the protein MFELAWPWVFALLPLPWLMRLLLPAADSGEPVLKVGFLSELEGLAGRRARLNLPTWRQQAPFVVIWLLLLCAAARPQWLGEPVPVAASGRDLLVAVDVSGSMDFPDMQWQNEDISRLDLVKALMGDFLQDREGDRVGLILFGSQAYLQAPLTFDRRTVRTFLIEAQIGIAGKNTAIGDAIGLAVKRLRQRPAQSRVLVLITDGANNGGQIHPLTAARLAAQEGVRIYTIGIGANPEASGTPGLLGLNPSLDLDEASLKEIADITHGAYFRAHDGVELDAIGDALDQLEPVAQQPTQARTAQALYAWPLALALLLSALLVVAVQWPDNLLQRLLRKPRFLQPHPEWRQRLKRLRRRR from the coding sequence ATGTTTGAACTGGCCTGGCCGTGGGTCTTCGCCCTGTTGCCGCTGCCGTGGCTGATGCGCCTGCTGCTGCCGGCCGCCGACAGCGGTGAGCCGGTACTCAAGGTAGGCTTTCTCAGCGAACTGGAAGGCCTGGCCGGGCGCCGCGCACGGCTCAACCTGCCCACCTGGCGCCAGCAGGCGCCGTTCGTGGTCATCTGGCTGTTGCTGCTGTGCGCCGCCGCCCGCCCGCAGTGGTTGGGTGAACCGGTACCGGTGGCCGCCAGCGGCCGCGACCTGCTGGTGGCGGTAGACGTGTCCGGGTCGATGGACTTTCCCGACATGCAGTGGCAAAACGAAGACATCAGCCGCCTCGACCTGGTCAAGGCGCTGATGGGCGACTTCCTGCAAGACCGTGAAGGCGACCGCGTGGGCCTGATCCTGTTCGGCAGCCAGGCGTACTTGCAGGCGCCGCTCACCTTCGACCGGCGCACCGTGCGCACATTCCTGATCGAGGCGCAGATCGGCATCGCCGGTAAAAACACCGCCATCGGTGACGCCATTGGCCTGGCGGTCAAGCGCCTGCGCCAACGGCCGGCACAAAGCCGGGTGCTGGTGCTGATCACCGACGGCGCCAACAACGGTGGGCAAATCCACCCGCTGACCGCTGCTCGCCTGGCTGCCCAGGAAGGGGTGCGCATCTACACCATCGGCATCGGCGCCAACCCCGAAGCCAGTGGCACCCCTGGCCTGCTTGGCCTTAACCCGAGCCTGGACCTGGATGAAGCCTCACTCAAGGAAATCGCCGACATCACCCACGGTGCCTATTTCCGTGCCCATGACGGTGTCGAACTGGACGCCATCGGCGACGCCCTCGACCAGTTGGAGCCGGTAGCCCAGCAACCGACCCAGGCCCGCACGGCCCAGGCCCTGTACGCCTGGCCCCTGGCCCTGGCGCTGCTGCTCAGCGCGCTGCTGGTGGTGGCCGTGCAATGGCCCGACAACCTGCTGCAACGCCTGCTGCGCAAGCCGCGTTTCCTGCAGCCGCACCCGGAATGGCGCCAGCGTCTGAAGCGCCTGCGGAGGCGGCGATGA
- a CDS encoding aldolase, translating to MTTTMHTPKDQLVKLAQQQMLTALADNTYTARQKLALTCRILFDGGHDSGLAGQITARAQEPGTYYTQQLGLGFDEIAASNLLVVDEDLTVLQGRGMANPANRFHSWLYRARPDVNCIIHTHPLHSAALSMLEVPLAISHMDLCPLFDDCAFLKEWPGVPVGNEEGEIIAKAIGDKRAILLSHHGLLIAGGSIEEACVLALLFERAAKMQLLAMGAGDIRPIPEALGKEAHDWISTPKRHGAAFSYYARRALRAHGDCLG from the coding sequence ATGACGACCACCATGCACACCCCCAAGGACCAGCTCGTCAAACTCGCCCAGCAGCAGATGCTGACGGCCCTGGCCGACAACACCTACACCGCCCGGCAAAAGCTTGCCCTCACCTGCCGCATCCTGTTCGACGGCGGCCACGACTCTGGCCTGGCCGGGCAGATCACCGCACGTGCGCAGGAGCCTGGCACCTACTACACCCAGCAACTGGGCCTGGGCTTCGACGAAATCGCCGCCTCCAACCTGTTGGTGGTGGACGAAGACCTCACCGTGCTGCAAGGCCGCGGCATGGCCAACCCGGCCAACCGCTTCCACAGCTGGCTGTACCGCGCCCGCCCCGACGTCAACTGCATCATCCACACCCACCCGCTGCACAGCGCCGCCCTTTCGATGCTGGAAGTGCCGTTGGCCATTTCGCACATGGACTTGTGCCCGCTGTTCGATGACTGCGCATTCCTCAAGGAATGGCCAGGCGTGCCGGTGGGCAACGAGGAAGGTGAAATCATCGCAAAGGCGATTGGCGACAAGCGTGCAATCCTGCTTTCCCACCACGGCCTGCTGATTGCCGGTGGCTCGATCGAGGAAGCCTGTGTGCTCGCCCTGCTGTTCGAGCGCGCAGCGAAGATGCAGCTGCTGGCCATGGGGGCCGGTGATATCCGCCCCATCCCCGAAGCACTGGGCAAAGAAGCCCACGACTGGATCTCCACCCCCAAACGACATGGCGCCGCGTTCAGCTACTACGCGCGCCGTGCCTTGCGTGCCCATGGCGACTGCCTGGGCTGA
- a CDS encoding T6SS phospholipase effector Tle1-like catalytic domain-containing protein, whose protein sequence is MILRFGVFFDGTGNNQHNVMPTESNGGKGASYTNALSNVALLHALYPAEGPSGDGAMAFLKRYVEGVGTLEGAEDHAYASATGRGRTGVESRVTEALEGIAGQLRDWAHAHPLARLEGVEFDLFGFSRGAAAVRHLANLLHADGGRVLAVTCDITINFIGLFDTVAAIIAPLQGDFDPADERHGGLRLGLGEGIARHVVQLVAGDEQRHNFPLVSSGHDIVLPGVHSNIGGGYPNSTQERLLLCKPQSQRVPLGICAEQTRVYATVSALLASAFDGLGARVITWEEAIAGGRPAEAQKQVYAAVYREREVAGQLSRVYLSVMRELAVRAGVPFEPLGGQAEHGLPAELLEISRKLHAYALGECEQPGLTEDEQRLLRDRYVHTSANWNALKGLRNSVLDVLFINRPAAGGRVVHANPVALPT, encoded by the coding sequence ATGATCTTGAGATTTGGCGTGTTTTTCGATGGCACCGGTAATAATCAGCACAATGTGATGCCGACAGAGTCGAATGGCGGCAAGGGCGCCAGTTATACCAACGCCTTGAGCAATGTGGCCCTGTTGCACGCGCTTTATCCGGCAGAGGGGCCGAGCGGCGACGGCGCCATGGCGTTTCTCAAACGTTATGTCGAGGGGGTGGGAACCCTGGAGGGCGCTGAGGATCATGCGTATGCCTCGGCCACCGGGCGCGGGCGCACCGGCGTCGAGTCACGAGTCACCGAGGCATTGGAGGGTATCGCCGGGCAGCTGCGGGATTGGGCGCACGCCCATCCTCTCGCAAGACTCGAGGGGGTCGAGTTCGACCTGTTCGGCTTCAGCCGCGGTGCCGCGGCGGTGCGTCACTTGGCAAATCTGCTGCACGCTGACGGGGGCAGGGTGCTGGCCGTCACTTGCGACATCACGATCAATTTCATAGGCCTGTTCGACACCGTGGCCGCGATCATTGCGCCGTTACAGGGCGATTTCGACCCTGCCGACGAGCGCCATGGCGGCTTGCGCCTGGGCCTGGGTGAGGGTATTGCCCGGCACGTGGTGCAATTGGTGGCCGGGGATGAGCAGCGGCACAACTTCCCATTGGTGAGCAGCGGTCACGACATCGTGTTGCCGGGTGTGCATTCAAATATTGGTGGTGGTTACCCGAACAGTACGCAAGAGCGGTTACTGCTGTGCAAACCGCAGTCACAGCGTGTGCCGCTGGGTATCTGCGCTGAACAGACCCGCGTGTATGCCACGGTCAGCGCCTTGTTGGCTTCGGCGTTTGATGGCCTGGGCGCGCGGGTGATCACCTGGGAAGAAGCGATTGCCGGTGGGCGGCCCGCCGAGGCGCAAAAGCAGGTGTATGCGGCGGTGTACCGGGAGCGGGAGGTGGCGGGGCAGCTTTCGCGGGTGTACCTGAGTGTCATGCGTGAGCTGGCGGTGCGTGCGGGGGTGCCGTTCGAGCCGTTGGGCGGGCAGGCTGAGCATGGGTTGCCGGCTGAATTGCTGGAGATCAGCCGCAAGTTGCATGCGTATGCCTTGGGTGAATGTGAACAGCCGGGGCTGACCGAGGATGAGCAGCGGTTGTTGCGTGACAGGTATGTGCACACCTCGGCGAACTGGAATGCGCTCAAAGGGTTGCGTAACAGTGTGCTGGATGTGCTGTTCATCAATCGGCCAGCGGCAGGCGGTCGAGTGGTGCATGCGAACCCGGTAGCTTTACCAACCTGA
- a CDS encoding AAA family ATPase, with the protein MEHREALTALRTFLSSQILGQEKLVERLLIVLLADGHMLVEGAPGLAKTKAIKELAEGIEAQFHRIQFTPDLLPADITGTEIYRPETGSFVFQQGPIFHNLVLADEINRAPAKVQSALLEAMAERQVSVGRSTYDLSPLFLVMATQNPIEQEGTYPLPEAQLDRFLMHVKIGFPDAAVERRILAQARGEALGGETKPERRVSQQAIFAARKEILGLYMADAVEEYLVQLVMATRTPAKFDTELADWIAYGASPRGSISLDRCARAHAWLAGRDFVSPEDIQAVLFDVLRHRIILSFEAEAAGIDQDRVVQRILDVVAVA; encoded by the coding sequence ATGGAACACCGTGAAGCGCTGACCGCGCTGCGCACCTTTCTTTCTTCGCAGATCCTAGGCCAGGAAAAACTGGTCGAACGGCTGTTGATCGTGCTGCTGGCCGACGGCCACATGCTGGTCGAAGGTGCCCCGGGCCTGGCCAAGACCAAGGCCATCAAAGAACTCGCCGAAGGCATCGAGGCGCAGTTCCATCGCATCCAGTTCACCCCCGACCTGCTCCCGGCCGACATCACCGGTACCGAAATCTACCGCCCGGAAACCGGCAGCTTCGTGTTCCAGCAGGGGCCGATCTTCCACAACCTGGTGCTGGCCGACGAAATCAACCGGGCCCCGGCCAAGGTGCAGTCTGCACTGCTCGAAGCCATGGCCGAGCGCCAGGTCAGCGTGGGCCGCAGCACCTACGACCTGTCGCCGCTGTTCCTGGTCATGGCCACGCAGAACCCGATCGAGCAGGAAGGTACCTACCCGCTGCCCGAAGCCCAGCTCGACCGCTTCCTGATGCACGTAAAAATCGGCTTCCCCGACGCTGCGGTGGAGCGGCGCATCCTGGCGCAAGCCCGTGGCGAAGCGCTGGGCGGCGAAACCAAGCCCGAGCGCCGGGTCAGCCAGCAGGCCATCTTTGCGGCGCGCAAGGAAATCCTCGGCCTGTACATGGCCGACGCGGTGGAGGAATACCTGGTGCAGCTGGTAATGGCCACCCGCACCCCGGCCAAGTTCGACACCGAGCTGGCCGACTGGATCGCCTACGGCGCCAGCCCACGCGGCTCCATCTCGCTGGACCGCTGTGCGCGTGCCCACGCCTGGCTGGCCGGGCGCGACTTCGTCAGCCCAGAAGACATCCAGGCCGTGCTGTTCGACGTGCTGCGCCACCGCATCATCCTCTCGTTCGAGGCCGAGGCGGCGGGGATCGACCAGGACCGCGTGGTCCAGCGCATCCTCGACGTCGTCGCCGTTGCCTGA
- a CDS encoding dihydrodipicolinate synthase family protein, with amino-acid sequence MSTPVIRGVIGYTITPFTAEGTLDLDALGTSIDSLIANGVHAIAPLGSTGEGAYLSDSEWETVVRFSQARIAGRVPSVVSVSDLTTARTVQRARLAQACGATAVMVLPISYWKLTEAEVVAHYKAVGAAIDIPIMLYNNPGTSGTDLSVELILRILGEVPNVTMVKESTGDIQRMHRLFKATDGQVAFYNGCNPLTLEALVAGATGWCTAAPNLIPALNLALWDAVQHGDLAEARALFYRQYELLEYITRRGLPTTIKAGLKMLGQDVGAPRLPLQPLDAQGSNYLKSLLTELAN; translated from the coding sequence ATGTCTACACCTGTAATTCGCGGCGTTATCGGCTACACCATCACTCCCTTCACAGCTGAGGGCACGCTCGATCTGGATGCCCTGGGCACGTCCATCGACAGCCTGATCGCAAACGGCGTGCACGCCATCGCACCGCTGGGCAGTACTGGCGAGGGCGCCTACCTGTCCGACAGCGAATGGGAAACCGTGGTGCGCTTCAGCCAGGCACGCATTGCCGGGCGCGTACCCAGTGTGGTCAGCGTCTCCGACCTGACCACCGCCCGCACCGTGCAGCGTGCCCGCCTGGCGCAGGCCTGCGGCGCGACGGCTGTAATGGTGCTGCCCATTTCCTACTGGAAGCTCACCGAAGCCGAAGTGGTCGCCCACTACAAGGCCGTCGGCGCGGCGATCGACATCCCGATCATGCTCTACAACAACCCGGGCACCAGCGGCACCGACCTGTCAGTGGAGCTGATCCTGCGCATCCTCGGCGAAGTGCCCAATGTGACCATGGTCAAGGAAAGCACCGGCGACATTCAGCGCATGCACCGCCTGTTCAAGGCCACCGATGGCCAAGTGGCTTTCTATAACGGTTGCAACCCGCTGACCCTGGAAGCCTTGGTGGCCGGCGCCACCGGCTGGTGCACCGCCGCACCCAACCTGATCCCGGCACTTAACCTGGCACTGTGGGACGCCGTGCAGCACGGCGACCTGGCCGAAGCCCGCGCGCTGTTCTACCGCCAGTACGAGCTGCTGGAATACATCACCCGCCGCGGCCTGCCCACCACCATCAAGGCCGGCCTGAAAATGCTCGGTCAGGATGTCGGCGCACCGCGCCTTCCCCTGCAGCCGCTGGATGCGCAAGGCAGCAACTACCTGAAAAGCCTGCTGACCGAACTGGCCAACTGA
- a CDS encoding MFS transporter, whose product MPHAGPKLLTQIAAVHFVSHVHIMLMPALLPVLPGLLGVGFVELGVALAVFNIVSALVQAPLGYAVDHYGARRVLKAGLLLGSLSFLLLAASPGYAMLLVAMAMAGLANGVYHPADYALLAKGIEQGRLGRSFSIHTFAGFLGSAVTPAVFLGIAAVFGTRAALAAGAVVGVAALLLISVPGSGIYQVCGHGNKSDTGLGAAPGRVRLFTPMIGVLTVLFILLNLSTSAIEKFSVAALVQGQGLTLAWANTALTAFLLSSAVGVLCGGALADRTRRHGLVAALAFALAAALTTLVALGLVRDWALVVVLGAIGLLTGVIAPSRDMLVKAAAPRGAEGKTFGLVSTGFNIGGAIGPVAFGWMLDQRLPAGIFIASVVFMLLTVLLTLAQEAYLSRKPRQLA is encoded by the coding sequence ATGCCTCACGCTGGCCCCAAGCTGCTTACCCAAATTGCTGCCGTGCACTTCGTCAGCCATGTGCACATCATGCTGATGCCGGCATTGCTACCCGTCCTCCCCGGCCTGCTGGGCGTGGGGTTCGTCGAGCTTGGCGTGGCCCTGGCGGTGTTCAACATCGTCTCTGCGTTGGTGCAGGCACCGCTGGGCTATGCCGTCGACCACTACGGTGCGCGCAGGGTGCTCAAGGCCGGCTTGCTGTTGGGCAGCCTCAGTTTCCTGCTGCTGGCGGCCAGCCCCGGCTATGCGATGTTGCTGGTGGCGATGGCCATGGCCGGGCTGGCCAATGGCGTTTACCACCCTGCCGATTACGCGTTGCTGGCCAAGGGCATCGAGCAAGGCCGCCTGGGGCGTTCGTTCTCGATCCATACGTTTGCCGGTTTCCTCGGTTCGGCAGTAACGCCAGCGGTGTTTCTCGGCATTGCCGCCGTGTTTGGTACACGGGCAGCCCTGGCAGCGGGTGCGGTGGTGGGTGTAGCCGCGCTGCTGCTGATCTCGGTGCCAGGCAGCGGTATCTATCAGGTTTGCGGGCATGGCAACAAAAGTGACACCGGCCTTGGTGCAGCGCCGGGCCGGGTGCGTTTGTTCACGCCGATGATCGGTGTGTTGACGGTGTTGTTCATCCTGCTGAACCTGAGCACCAGTGCCATCGAGAAATTCTCCGTAGCCGCCCTGGTCCAGGGCCAAGGCCTGACCCTGGCCTGGGCCAACACGGCGCTCACGGCGTTTCTGCTCAGCAGTGCGGTGGGCGTTTTGTGCGGCGGGGCCCTGGCTGACCGCACCCGGCGCCATGGCCTGGTGGCGGCCCTGGCCTTTGCCCTCGCGGCGGCGCTGACGACGCTGGTGGCGCTGGGGCTGGTGCGGGACTGGGCCTTGGTGGTGGTACTGGGTGCCATCGGCTTGCTGACCGGGGTCATCGCGCCGTCGCGGGACATGCTGGTCAAGGCGGCGGCGCCCCGTGGTGCCGAGGGCAAAACCTTCGGGCTGGTCTCGACCGGCTTCAACATCGGCGGCGCCATCGGGCCCGTTGCGTTCGGCTGGATGCTCGACCAGCGCCTGCCTGCAGGCATCTTCATCGCTTCGGTGGTGTTCATGCTGCTGACCGTGCTGCTGACCCTGGCGCAGGAGGCATATTTATCCAGAAAGCCTCGCCAGCTGGCTTAG
- a CDS encoding DUF4381 domain-containing protein: protein MNPLDQLHPLIEPAPVGLWPPAPGWWLLLAVLPLLCWGLWRLRRWRPGKRRIVRAEQPLDPVRVEALAELARLPRPYDGAPAGAWLQQINALLKRLCRSHYPGANSHTLNGRQWLAFLDNRCPAAGLTRWMVLVEGAYKPECKLDDKAIVGLSQAVETWIRKHV from the coding sequence ATGAACCCGCTCGACCAGTTGCACCCGCTGATCGAGCCTGCGCCTGTCGGCCTGTGGCCGCCGGCACCCGGCTGGTGGCTGCTGCTGGCTGTGCTGCCACTGCTGTGTTGGGGGCTGTGGCGGCTGCGCCGCTGGCGCCCGGGCAAACGCCGCATCGTGCGCGCCGAACAGCCCTTGGACCCGGTGCGTGTGGAAGCCCTGGCCGAGCTGGCACGCCTGCCGCGCCCGTACGACGGCGCCCCGGCCGGCGCCTGGCTGCAACAGATCAATGCCCTGCTCAAGCGCCTGTGCCGCAGCCATTATCCGGGCGCCAACAGCCACACCCTCAACGGCCGCCAGTGGCTGGCATTTCTCGACAACCGCTGCCCAGCCGCCGGCCTGACCCGCTGGATGGTGCTGGTCGAGGGCGCCTACAAGCCCGAGTGCAAGCTCGACGACAAGGCCATTGTCGGGCTCAGCCAGGCCGTCGAAACCTGGATCCGCAAGCATGTTTGA